The Methylomusa anaerophila genome has a segment encoding these proteins:
- a CDS encoding YybS family protein yields MRQTNVRPVVEGGILTAVAIIFGLISTYLPILGPFVNLIWPVPLILLGVRHGYKWSILATVAAGIIIALLMHPLAAVTVVVGFGLIGIVLGHALRQGYSPFYTLLAGSAASLLSKVAVLVIGAAVLGFNPLNMQIEAMGNAIDQVLAFYRSMGLSEEELSRMDSILRPMIDLMKIILPASFVIASVVDTYLNYHVARIVLKKLGHTVGAFPPFKYWVMPRQTIYALAVAMVMIYWGQSREISLLYQAGMNLQVLTIMVLLLQGLALFYYLADKYNLSRLARGIILVLIFSNGFFTQGLIFAGVFDLIFDYRRLRQPRTD; encoded by the coding sequence ATGCGCCAAACCAACGTGAGGCCGGTGGTGGAAGGTGGAATTCTAACCGCCGTCGCCATTATTTTTGGCCTTATCAGCACTTACCTCCCAATTCTTGGCCCCTTTGTCAATTTGATATGGCCTGTGCCCCTGATTCTTTTGGGGGTGCGTCATGGATACAAATGGAGCATTCTGGCTACTGTTGCGGCCGGCATCATTATTGCCCTTTTGATGCACCCCCTTGCCGCCGTAACGGTAGTAGTAGGGTTCGGTTTGATAGGTATCGTATTGGGTCATGCTTTACGCCAGGGATACTCGCCATTTTATACTCTTCTTGCCGGCTCGGCGGCATCCCTCTTATCCAAGGTGGCTGTGCTGGTTATTGGCGCCGCAGTCTTGGGCTTTAACCCGTTAAATATGCAAATTGAAGCCATGGGGAACGCTATCGATCAGGTACTGGCATTCTACCGGTCTATGGGCCTGAGTGAGGAGGAGCTCAGCCGGATGGACAGCATCCTGCGGCCCATGATTGATCTGATGAAGATCATTCTGCCGGCGAGCTTTGTCATAGCATCTGTGGTTGACACATATCTTAATTATCATGTTGCGCGGATTGTACTGAAAAAACTTGGGCATACGGTAGGTGCCTTCCCGCCTTTCAAATACTGGGTAATGCCACGGCAAACCATCTATGCGCTGGCTGTGGCCATGGTGATGATCTATTGGGGCCAAAGCCGGGAGATAAGCCTATTATACCAGGCCGGAATGAATCTGCAGGTTCTAACGATTATGGTACTTTTACTGCAGGGGCTGGCGCTCTTTTACTACCTTGCCGATAAATACAATTTGTCAAGACTGGCCCGAGGTATTATACTGGTCTTGATATTTTCTAACGGATTCTTTACGCAAGGACTAATCTTCGCCGGCGTATTTGATCTTATTTTCGACTATCGTCGGCTGCGCCAACCGCGTACCGATTAA
- a CDS encoding single-stranded DNA-binding protein translates to MNKVILVGRLAQDPEVRYTQSGKAVASFSLAVNRPGVQGQRDADFIPIVAWEKLAEICGNNLTKGRLILVEGRLQVRSYETSDGQKRRVTEVIASNIEFLERKQAAAPGSDAGGVDINSFGKDILAAGDEEIPF, encoded by the coding sequence ATGAACAAAGTAATTCTTGTAGGCCGTTTGGCTCAAGACCCGGAAGTCCGCTATACCCAGAGCGGCAAGGCGGTGGCTTCTTTTAGTCTGGCTGTTAACCGGCCGGGAGTGCAAGGCCAGCGGGATGCAGACTTCATTCCTATTGTCGCTTGGGAAAAGTTGGCCGAAATTTGTGGCAACAACCTGACCAAGGGTCGTCTTATCCTGGTGGAAGGCCGGTTGCAAGTCCGCTCTTATGAAACCAGCGATGGGCAAAAGAGACGGGTCACAGAAGTAATTGCAAGCAATATTGAGTTTTTAGAACGTAAACAAGCGGCGGCACCAGGTTCTGATGCCGGCGGCGTCGACATAAATTCCTTTGGCAAGGATATTCTCGCGGCTGGTGACGAGGAAATTCCGTTTTAA
- the rpsF gene encoding 30S ribosomal protein S6 has translation MRKYEVMFIVKPGDEEVINNAVAKFENLIKSTGGNVDKVDRWGKRRLAYEVKDFIEGYYCLITFSAEAATVFELERVLKITDDVIKHMIIKLDD, from the coding sequence GTGAGAAAATACGAAGTCATGTTCATTGTGAAGCCGGGGGACGAAGAGGTTATCAACAATGCGGTTGCCAAGTTTGAAAACCTCATTAAAAGCACCGGCGGCAATGTGGATAAGGTAGACCGTTGGGGTAAGCGGCGGCTGGCCTATGAAGTAAAAGACTTCATAGAAGGCTACTACTGCTTGATTACCTTCAGCGCTGAAGCAGCAACCGTATTTGAGCTGGAACGGGTGCTGAAGATTACCGATGACGTCATCAAGCACATGATTATTAAGCTGGATGACTGA
- a CDS encoding MFS transporter, translating into MVNNTVGKSAWYNVSVLTAAHFMSDFYAVFLPPLLPFLMTKLGMSLTMSGILVMVNSVVSSVFQPVCGYYIDKSGYSWLLIFTLPVSAVFICVAGLVESQAALFAVVVLSGLAITIFHPLGSSLVGRVTPETGKGRAMSVFIFGGNVGCAVSPAVVVWLLADYGAGSLLWLIVPGLIVTWLCYQAGLHQVAVASPSLEISSAPCSSRPWYKSGSLLLLNAVMALRSWAQIVISTFLPVMLIQLGYPAAISGSMLFVFMFAAAIGGVIGGHIGDKFGGKNCIVWLLLISLPAAYWFFQTREITWLSWVALAVAGAALQGVLPPSIVWAQELLPDNAAMASGMMLGLSFGLGGIGAAITGALADHAGVQPALMWTLISVILALLLAAVIPDPRRQSAAIRQEAGSL; encoded by the coding sequence ATGGTGAACAATACCGTGGGCAAGTCCGCCTGGTATAATGTCTCAGTGTTGACTGCCGCCCATTTCATGAGCGACTTTTACGCTGTCTTCCTACCGCCTTTATTACCGTTTTTAATGACCAAGCTGGGGATGTCCCTGACCATGAGCGGCATACTGGTCATGGTCAACTCAGTAGTATCAAGCGTCTTCCAGCCGGTCTGCGGTTACTATATTGATAAAAGCGGCTATAGCTGGCTGCTTATTTTTACCCTGCCTGTCAGCGCCGTTTTTATTTGTGTTGCCGGTCTGGTTGAAAGCCAGGCAGCTCTTTTTGCCGTTGTTGTTCTTTCCGGGCTGGCGATAACCATTTTTCATCCGCTCGGTTCCAGTCTGGTGGGGCGGGTTACACCTGAAACAGGTAAAGGAAGGGCTATGTCTGTATTTATTTTCGGGGGTAATGTAGGGTGTGCGGTTTCGCCGGCAGTGGTGGTCTGGCTGCTTGCAGACTATGGCGCCGGCAGCCTCCTGTGGCTGATTGTCCCGGGGTTAATCGTAACCTGGCTATGTTATCAGGCTGGGTTGCACCAGGTTGCTGTGGCTTCACCGTCTCTAGAAATTAGTAGTGCGCCCTGTTCTTCCAGGCCCTGGTACAAGTCAGGCAGTTTGCTTTTGCTGAACGCCGTCATGGCCTTGCGTTCCTGGGCCCAAATCGTTATAAGCACCTTTCTGCCTGTTATGCTTATCCAATTAGGGTACCCGGCGGCGATAAGCGGCAGCATGCTGTTTGTGTTTATGTTCGCTGCCGCGATTGGCGGTGTGATTGGCGGCCATATCGGCGATAAATTCGGCGGAAAAAATTGTATCGTATGGCTGCTGCTGATCAGTTTGCCGGCAGCCTATTGGTTTTTTCAGACCCGGGAAATCACTTGGCTGTCCTGGGTCGCGCTGGCGGTAGCGGGAGCTGCTTTGCAAGGTGTACTGCCGCCCTCCATTGTATGGGCGCAGGAACTGCTGCCGGATAATGCCGCTATGGCGTCGGGCATGATGCTCGGTCTTTCCTTCGGCTTGGGTGGGATCGGCGCCGCAATAACCGGTGCTTTGGCTGATCACGCCGGGGTACAGCCGGCGCTTATGTGGACGCTGATTTCCGTCATTCTGGCACTATTGCTGGCGGCTGTAATACCGGACCCAAGGCGGCAGTCTGCCGCTATAAGGCAAGAAGCAGGTAGCCTTTAA
- the ychF gene encoding redox-regulated ATPase YchF, with translation MSTNLEVGIVGLPNVGKSTLFNAITKAGAEAANYPFCTIEPNVGVVEVPDERLWRLTEMYRPRKTTPTAMRFVDIAGLVKGAAQGEGLGNKFLSHIRQVDAVVQVVRCFTDENVTHVAGSIDPVRDIEIINTELCLADLETVEKRIERTQKMVKGGDKKAQAELEALNTVKAALEKAEPARRAIQSEEVAAILRDLFLLTVKPTLFVANVSEEEVADPSGNPYVQQVKEYAEKEGAAVIVVSAKVESEIAELADEEAQEFLADLGLNESGLDKLIKASYNLLGLMTFFTAGEPEVRAWTIVRGTKAPQAAGKIHTDIERGFIRAEIVSYNDLIACGSHNAAREKGLVRLEGKDYIMQDGDVTYFRFNV, from the coding sequence ATGAGCACAAATTTGGAAGTCGGTATTGTCGGCTTGCCGAATGTCGGCAAGAGTACTTTATTTAACGCCATTACCAAAGCTGGCGCTGAAGCGGCCAACTACCCGTTCTGCACTATAGAACCCAACGTGGGGGTAGTAGAGGTTCCGGACGAAAGGCTATGGCGGCTTACGGAAATGTACCGGCCCAGGAAGACCACTCCCACTGCCATGCGGTTTGTGGATATCGCCGGTCTGGTGAAAGGTGCGGCCCAGGGTGAGGGGCTGGGAAACAAATTTTTGTCTCATATCCGGCAAGTAGACGCGGTAGTCCAGGTGGTACGGTGCTTTACTGATGAAAACGTTACCCATGTGGCCGGCAGTATTGATCCTGTGCGGGATATCGAGATCATCAATACCGAACTATGCTTGGCCGACCTGGAGACAGTGGAAAAACGGATAGAACGGACCCAGAAGATGGTTAAAGGCGGTGACAAAAAAGCGCAAGCCGAATTGGAAGCCTTGAATACAGTTAAGGCGGCGCTGGAAAAAGCTGAACCCGCCCGCCGGGCGATTCAGTCGGAAGAGGTGGCGGCCATCCTGCGGGACTTGTTTTTGCTGACGGTAAAACCGACACTGTTTGTTGCCAACGTCAGCGAGGAGGAAGTGGCTGACCCCAGCGGCAATCCCTATGTACAGCAAGTAAAAGAATACGCTGAAAAAGAAGGCGCGGCGGTTATTGTCGTCTCGGCCAAGGTGGAATCCGAGATTGCCGAGCTTGCTGATGAAGAAGCCCAGGAATTTCTTGCCGACCTGGGGCTTAACGAATCCGGGCTGGATAAACTGATAAAAGCCAGCTATAACCTTTTGGGGCTGATGACTTTCTTCACTGCGGGTGAACCGGAGGTACGCGCCTGGACCATAGTGCGGGGAACCAAAGCGCCCCAGGCTGCCGGTAAAATCCACACCGATATTGAACGCGGCTTCATCCGGGCGGAAATCGTATCTTACAATGACCTTATAGCCTGCGGTTCCCACAATGCGGCGCGGGAAAAGGGTCTTGTCCGCCTGGAGGGCAAGGATTACATTATGCAGGACGGCGACGTAACCTATTTCCGCTTTAATGTATAG
- the yedF gene encoding sulfurtransferase-like selenium metabolism protein YedF has protein sequence MSDDKVIDCRGLKCPQPVINTKKTLETLREGRVTVIVDNNVAKENVQKFAVSNGCSVTLAEKNGHYYIDIIKGVGSGAKTVESHTVELTAAGPCPVYLITKNTLGSGSDELGAVLMKSWAYTLRETKPLPSTIMFVNSGVRLTCDGSPILEHLSALADQGVEILSCGTCLDYFGLKEQLKVGSVTNMYTILERLSAGQAITI, from the coding sequence ATGTCAGATGATAAGGTAATAGACTGCCGGGGGCTGAAATGCCCTCAGCCTGTTATTAATACGAAAAAAACACTGGAGACTTTGCGCGAAGGACGGGTGACAGTCATTGTTGACAATAACGTTGCCAAAGAGAATGTCCAAAAATTCGCTGTCAGCAATGGCTGCTCGGTGACTCTCGCAGAAAAAAACGGCCATTATTACATCGATATTATCAAAGGTGTGGGTTCGGGAGCAAAAACCGTGGAATCTCACACGGTGGAATTAACCGCTGCCGGCCCTTGTCCTGTTTACCTAATAACCAAAAATACCCTGGGGAGCGGTTCGGATGAACTCGGGGCGGTATTGATGAAATCCTGGGCCTATACTTTACGGGAAACAAAGCCATTGCCGTCGACAATCATGTTTGTAAACAGCGGTGTCCGTTTAACCTGTGACGGGTCGCCCATTCTGGAACATCTCAGCGCTCTGGCTGACCAGGGGGTGGAAATTTTGTCCTGCGGCACCTGTCTTGATTATTTCGGCCTCAAGGAGCAGCTTAAGGTCGGCAGCGTTACCAATATGTACACCATTCTGGAAAGACTCAGCGCTGGTCAAGCTATTACGATCTGA
- a CDS encoding MazG-like family protein yields the protein MFSQEPDILRKLRLIEGLKADLLINVGEVYRAMAQNRPQETVAGALAEVIITAYVLGRRLGLDYAEMDDIVVARLGQDIKKEPEIERWFGDLSEYRRHLR from the coding sequence GTGTTCTCCCAAGAACCGGACATTCTGCGCAAGCTGCGGTTAATTGAAGGGCTGAAAGCCGATCTGTTAATAAATGTGGGTGAAGTCTACCGGGCTATGGCTCAAAACCGGCCGCAGGAAACTGTTGCCGGTGCTTTGGCTGAGGTTATAATCACGGCGTATGTGCTTGGGCGCAGATTGGGACTTGATTACGCTGAAATGGATGATATTGTTGTCGCCAGGCTTGGGCAGGATATAAAGAAGGAACCCGAGATAGAAAGATGGTTTGGAGATTTAAGCGAATACCGTCGCCATCTTCGCTAG
- the rpsR gene encoding 30S ribosomal protein S18 — protein MAVKRERGRKPKKKVCSFCVDKIQNIDYKDTGKLRRYITERGKILPRRISGNCAKHQRQMTLAVKRARNIALLPFTAE, from the coding sequence ATGGCTGTGAAACGGGAAAGAGGCCGCAAACCGAAAAAGAAAGTTTGCAGTTTCTGCGTTGACAAAATTCAAAACATTGACTATAAAGATACAGGCAAACTGCGTCGGTATATTACCGAACGGGGCAAAATTTTGCCGCGCCGCATTTCCGGCAACTGCGCCAAACACCAGCGCCAAATGACGCTGGCGGTTAAACGGGCAAGAAATATTGCGCTGTTGCCATTTACTGCAGAATAA
- the selD gene encoding selenide, water dikinase SelD — MGNVKLTEFTKSGGUAAKIGPGDLAGILRGLPVVNHPNLLVGIQSSDDAGVYKLNDDTALVQTVDFFTPIVDDPYLFGQIAAANSLSDIYAMGAKPLTAMNIVAFPICSLPGDVLRDILRGGLDKINEAEAVMVGGHTVDDTEPKYGLSVTGLVHPDRVWTNAGAKPGDHLVLTKALGTGILATAARVGLFEAGVQAAVNSMVLLNRTAAQVASNYGIHACTDITGFGLLGHVYEMVAASGVSVEIYSTGLPLLPAAAEAAGMGLVPGGAYANREYLNNVVSFSEAVPANIQDICFDPQTSGGLLFSLPDTEAGELVEALKAAGITRAAKIGKVTSIGIEIGEGNIYVR; from the coding sequence ATGGGCAATGTTAAACTGACTGAATTTACCAAGAGCGGCGGTTGAGCTGCCAAAATCGGGCCGGGGGACCTGGCCGGGATTTTGCGGGGACTGCCGGTGGTAAATCACCCGAACCTCTTAGTTGGCATACAATCTTCGGATGACGCCGGTGTTTATAAGCTGAACGACGATACGGCACTGGTTCAGACAGTAGATTTTTTTACCCCCATTGTCGATGATCCCTACCTGTTTGGACAAATTGCCGCCGCCAACAGTTTGAGCGATATTTACGCCATGGGAGCCAAACCCTTAACTGCCATGAATATTGTCGCCTTTCCCATTTGCTCGCTGCCGGGAGATGTATTGCGGGACATTCTACGGGGAGGACTGGATAAAATAAACGAGGCGGAAGCAGTGATGGTGGGGGGGCATACTGTGGATGACACCGAGCCTAAATATGGTCTTAGCGTAACCGGTTTAGTTCATCCGGACAGGGTCTGGACAAATGCCGGTGCCAAACCGGGTGATCATTTAGTATTAACCAAAGCCTTAGGGACAGGAATCCTCGCCACTGCCGCCAGAGTCGGCCTGTTCGAGGCAGGAGTCCAGGCTGCTGTCAACAGTATGGTGCTGCTCAACCGGACCGCGGCACAAGTTGCTTCAAACTATGGTATCCATGCCTGTACCGATATTACCGGCTTTGGACTATTGGGACATGTGTATGAGATGGTTGCTGCCAGCGGCGTGTCGGTAGAAATTTACAGTACCGGTTTGCCCCTGCTGCCGGCAGCGGCTGAAGCGGCGGGTATGGGTCTTGTACCCGGCGGCGCCTATGCCAACCGGGAATATCTTAATAATGTCGTTTCTTTTTCCGAGGCTGTTCCTGCCAATATACAGGATATTTGTTTTGACCCTCAGACATCCGGCGGGCTGCTTTTCAGCCTGCCGGATACAGAAGCCGGTGAGCTGGTGGAGGCCTTAAAAGCCGCCGGTATAACCCGGGCGGCAAAAATCGGCAAAGTAACATCCATTGGGATTGAAATTGGGGAGGGGAATATTTATGTCAGATGA
- a CDS encoding DHH family phosphoesterase → MPQGPSFWFDTRVYLAVAAALLLVIMFYNPYVGVLGTILLYALYLFGRERHVERQKALNEYLSSMSCYVEEATALALSNLPLAIAIVDNSGLIHWRNSILAAWSDNPAAPNESLLKIFPDLDLSKIWDEAGQFRLESDSRFFDVIHKPIPSCAASGSDEPAQALMILYITDITPCEVSKIACQQARPVMAYIQIDNYDDALKGLSETQRTNILAEVSKHLSEWIAELGGFLKKFSEDTYLAMIDRKALEQVVFNDKFDILDKIRAIHGGNKIPVTLSLGVAAGDDSIAALSQVAQAGLDLALGRGGDQAAVNIDGKVQFFGGKAKAVEKNTRVKARIVAHTLRDLIDQADSVIVMGHAGEDFDSLGASLGVTRMVMQRGKTVNVVVSQPGLAVDKLSELLLDYEEYRELFISPAEAGAIISGRTLLFVVDTHRPELVAAPELINRTERIVVIDHHRRAETFIPNTLLVYLEPSASSASELVAELLMYFDDKLELNRLEASALYAGVVVDTKNFAVQTGVRTFEAASYLRRAGADPMLVRHLFRMDLETIKSRAAIIENTIMPFEGVVVAVCPPEVKNAQVLAAQSADTLLNIEGVKVSFVLFTAEDGIGVSARSNGDINVQIIMEQLGGGGHQSVAGAKIKNMTVDDIIKRIIALVADYMKESDQHEVNTATRSEKTR, encoded by the coding sequence ATGCCTCAGGGTCCGTCGTTTTGGTTTGATACTCGCGTATATTTGGCTGTAGCTGCCGCCTTGCTTTTAGTTATTATGTTTTACAATCCCTATGTGGGCGTCTTGGGGACCATACTTTTATATGCCTTGTATCTTTTTGGGCGGGAACGCCACGTGGAGCGGCAAAAGGCACTGAATGAATACTTATCCTCCATGAGCTGCTATGTGGAAGAAGCAACCGCTCTGGCGCTGTCAAACTTGCCGCTGGCCATTGCCATTGTCGACAACTCCGGCTTGATTCATTGGCGAAACAGCATTTTGGCAGCGTGGTCCGATAATCCGGCGGCGCCTAATGAGTCACTGCTAAAGATATTTCCGGACCTGGATCTAAGTAAGATCTGGGATGAGGCCGGTCAGTTCAGGCTGGAATCGGATTCCCGTTTTTTCGATGTCATTCATAAGCCTATCCCTAGCTGTGCTGCCAGCGGGAGTGATGAACCTGCCCAGGCGTTGATGATACTGTACATTACGGATATTACGCCCTGCGAAGTCTCGAAAATCGCCTGCCAGCAAGCGCGGCCGGTAATGGCTTATATCCAGATTGATAACTATGATGACGCGTTAAAAGGCCTGAGTGAGACTCAACGCACCAATATTTTGGCTGAGGTCAGTAAACATTTGTCCGAATGGATTGCAGAGTTAGGCGGCTTTCTCAAGAAATTTTCCGAAGATACCTATCTGGCTATGATTGACAGAAAAGCCCTGGAGCAAGTTGTCTTCAACGACAAGTTTGATATTTTGGATAAGATCCGGGCTATTCACGGCGGCAATAAAATACCCGTTACGCTGAGTCTGGGCGTTGCAGCCGGGGACGACTCCATCGCGGCTCTCAGCCAGGTGGCGCAAGCCGGCCTTGATTTGGCTTTAGGGCGGGGGGGAGATCAGGCCGCCGTAAATATAGACGGTAAAGTCCAGTTTTTCGGCGGCAAAGCCAAGGCTGTGGAGAAAAACACCCGGGTCAAAGCCCGAATTGTGGCTCATACTTTAAGAGATCTTATCGACCAGGCGGATAGTGTGATTGTTATGGGGCATGCCGGCGAAGATTTTGACAGCCTGGGAGCATCCCTTGGTGTGACCCGCATGGTGATGCAGCGCGGTAAGACAGTAAACGTGGTTGTTAGCCAGCCAGGACTTGCTGTTGACAAGTTATCCGAACTTCTCCTCGATTATGAGGAATACAGGGAATTATTCATATCACCAGCGGAAGCCGGCGCAATTATCAGCGGGAGAACCCTCCTATTTGTTGTGGATACCCATCGCCCCGAACTGGTTGCAGCACCTGAACTGATAAACAGGACGGAACGGATTGTGGTGATTGACCACCATCGCCGCGCCGAGACATTTATCCCGAATACTTTGCTGGTGTATCTTGAACCTTCGGCATCCTCTGCCAGTGAACTGGTGGCGGAACTGCTTATGTATTTTGACGACAAGCTGGAATTGAACCGCCTGGAGGCCTCGGCATTATACGCGGGAGTTGTGGTTGATACCAAGAATTTTGCCGTGCAGACCGGAGTGCGCACCTTTGAAGCTGCCTCCTATCTTCGCCGGGCGGGAGCCGATCCGATGCTGGTACGGCACTTGTTTAGAATGGATTTGGAAACCATCAAGAGTAGAGCCGCTATTATCGAGAATACCATTATGCCTTTTGAAGGCGTGGTGGTTGCCGTATGTCCGCCGGAGGTAAAAAACGCCCAGGTTCTAGCGGCTCAGTCGGCCGACACACTGCTAAACATTGAAGGGGTAAAAGTCAGTTTTGTTTTGTTTACGGCTGAAGACGGGATCGGGGTAAGTGCCAGGTCTAACGGCGATATTAATGTGCAGATTATTATGGAACAGCTTGGCGGCGGCGGACATCAGTCGGTAGCCGGCGCCAAAATCAAGAATATGACCGTTGATGACATAATAAAACGCATTATTGCACTCGTCGCCGACTACATGAAGGAGAGTGACCAACATGAAGTTAATACTGCAACAAGAAGTGAAAAAACTCGGTAA
- a CDS encoding DUF951 domain-containing protein, with protein MNIRYNYKVGDIVKMKKPHPCGEYNWEITRTGIDFGLKCLKCGRQVMIPRPKFEKGVKAVVSTRQEEN; from the coding sequence ATGAATATTCGGTATAACTATAAAGTCGGTGATATTGTAAAAATGAAAAAACCTCACCCCTGCGGTGAGTACAATTGGGAAATTACCCGCACAGGCATTGATTTCGGTCTCAAATGTCTCAAGTGTGGCCGGCAGGTCATGATTCCCCGGCCAAAATTTGAAAAAGGCGTTAAAGCAGTCGTAAGCACAAGGCAGGAGGAAAACTAG
- the rplI gene encoding 50S ribosomal protein L9, translated as MKLILQQEVKKLGKKGDIIDVAEGYARNYLLPQKLAIPATNNNINQITQQKASEARKKEQQLDEAKVMAGQMSKVEVTIPVKMGEGGKLFGSVTAKDIADALASQHKIEMDKRKIELKDAIKSLGSYPVTIKLHPEVSTQITVHVATTD; from the coding sequence ATGAAGTTAATACTGCAACAAGAAGTGAAAAAACTCGGTAAGAAAGGCGACATAATCGATGTCGCCGAAGGGTATGCCCGCAATTACCTTTTGCCGCAAAAACTGGCCATACCGGCTACAAATAATAACATCAATCAGATTACCCAGCAGAAGGCGTCTGAAGCCCGTAAAAAAGAACAGCAGCTGGACGAGGCCAAAGTGATGGCTGGGCAAATGTCCAAGGTGGAAGTGACCATTCCTGTAAAAATGGGTGAAGGCGGTAAGTTATTTGGTTCGGTGACCGCTAAGGATATTGCCGATGCTTTGGCCAGTCAACACAAGATTGAAATGGATAAGCGGAAAATCGAACTCAAAGACGCTATCAAATCACTAGGATCCTATCCGGTAACCATTAAGCTCCATCCGGAAGTGAGCACTCAAATTACCGTGCACGTAGCGACAACTGATTGA
- a CDS encoding mechanosensitive ion channel family protein, protein MNQPQWSLGDNVEHILTSAYWIQPVITFFRLAAISIGGLLLLKFFNLVVERYFTPKPGAKTLYIDEKRARTLSSLLMSIIRYIIYFIIAVMVLQEFRIDTTSIIAGAGIIGVAVGIGAQGLIKDFITGFYIILEDQYGVGDYIVSENMAGTVEELGFRVTRLRDGNGVLHIIPNGSIGRISNYTRGHTQAVVTVPVSYQADIDKVLALLDKVCAEVGKSMPEVLAGPVVVGITDLGASEIIVKLTAKTVPLEQGKVETAIRHKVRTLFAAARIPPFCPGCPDSTAVAEAPN, encoded by the coding sequence TTGAACCAGCCTCAATGGAGCTTGGGGGATAACGTGGAACATATACTTACTTCTGCCTACTGGATTCAACCTGTGATTACATTCTTTCGCCTCGCGGCTATCAGCATTGGCGGCCTATTGCTGTTGAAGTTTTTCAACCTGGTGGTGGAGCGCTATTTTACTCCGAAACCCGGGGCAAAAACCTTATATATAGATGAAAAGCGGGCCCGAACATTAAGCAGCCTGTTAATGAGCATCATCCGGTATATAATTTATTTCATCATAGCAGTAATGGTACTGCAGGAGTTTCGTATCGACACCACATCCATTATCGCCGGCGCCGGTATTATCGGCGTGGCTGTGGGCATAGGGGCGCAGGGTCTTATCAAAGATTTTATTACCGGCTTTTACATTATCCTGGAAGATCAATACGGCGTAGGCGATTATATTGTGAGTGAGAACATGGCCGGTACGGTAGAGGAATTAGGCTTTCGCGTGACCAGGCTGCGGGACGGCAACGGCGTACTGCATATAATACCTAACGGCTCTATCGGCCGAATCAGCAACTACACCAGAGGCCACACGCAGGCGGTGGTAACTGTGCCGGTTTCTTACCAGGCAGACATTGACAAAGTGCTGGCGCTTTTGGATAAGGTTTGCGCTGAGGTTGGCAAGAGTATGCCGGAAGTGCTGGCGGGACCGGTGGTAGTTGGCATCACTGATCTTGGCGCCAGCGAAATCATCGTGAAACTTACGGCTAAAACCGTACCTTTGGAGCAGGGAAAAGTAGAAACGGCCATAAGGCACAAAGTAAGAACTTTGTTTGCTGCGGCCCGGATTCCACCCTTCTGCCCCGGGTGCCCTGATTCGACAGCAGTGGCTGAAGCCCCAAATTAG
- a CDS encoding DUF3343 domain-containing protein: MTAGVKSSGTEHYDWLISFASVHQAIKAEKILVQAGIKVTAMPTPREIDISCGQCLLIAAGDEAAAFKLFAAGQVRWAKLYRRTLAQGPGGPVKIYERVSENTQL, from the coding sequence ATGACTGCTGGTGTAAAGAGTAGTGGGACAGAACATTATGACTGGCTGATATCGTTTGCTTCCGTGCATCAGGCTATTAAGGCGGAAAAAATACTGGTCCAGGCCGGTATTAAAGTAACGGCTATGCCTACGCCGCGGGAAATTGATATTAGTTGCGGCCAGTGTCTGCTAATTGCGGCCGGCGATGAAGCGGCTGCATTCAAGCTTTTCGCCGCGGGGCAGGTGCGCTGGGCGAAACTGTACCGCCGCACTCTTGCCCAGGGGCCTGGCGGCCCGGTGAAGATCTATGAGCGTGTTTCCGAAAATACGCAACTATAA